A single window of Hyla sarda isolate aHylSar1 chromosome 2, aHylSar1.hap1, whole genome shotgun sequence DNA harbors:
- the SMPX gene encoding small muscular protein isoform X1, with amino-acid sequence MAPKVNPRRSGGSSPQKDKGAMGKLDKIWKSPAVGIKSRTQKDLSPSKTGSRYSVLEVEEIEDRQTVPPMGIQLLEEILGGVKKSNCAIEEINKQLGVVSTEVSMIRHDMTKMRDRISRPEEEAPKTEKRIKVLEEEVNDLKKEKISIKDKLTDLEDRSRRCNIRMVGFPGGAEGGGGDSAIQFCSGWLKDVIGEGNFTPMFGIEQAHRVPRRIPPPGGPPRTILIKLYTSQDRDTILRRAREVRDLQYNGQNIFVYPDFSWETQRKRASFREIKRQLKNAGVPFSLLFPTRLRVEHKGKVIIFGTSQEVSDWMDKEGM; translated from the coding sequence atggcccctaaggtgaaccccagaagatcagggggtagctcgccacagaaagataagggggctatgggtaaactggataaaatatggaagtctccagctgtgggtattaaatctagaacccagaaggatctctctcCTAGTAAAACAGGTTCTAGGTACTCGGTTCTGGAGGTGGAAGAAATTGAGGACAGGCAGACCGTGCCCCCCATGGGAATTCAgttgttggaggagatcttgggaggggtaaaaaaatctaactgtgcaattgaggagataaataaacaattggGTGTGGTATCTACTGAGGTATCaatgataagacacgatatgactaagatgagagataggatttccagaccagaggaagaagcccctaaaacagaaaaaaggATCAAGGTTCTGGAAGAGGAGGTCAATGATTTAAAAAAGGAGAAGATATCcattaaagataagctcactgaccttgaagATAGATctagacgttgtaatataaggatggtggggttccctggaggggcagaggggggggggggggactctgctatcCAGTTCTGCAGTGGATGGCTGAAGGACGTGATAGGTGAAGGGAACtttaccccaatgtttgggatCGAACAAGCTCATCGGGTCCCAAGGCGGATACCCCCTCCGGGGGgcccccctaggacaatcctaatcaAGTTATATACTTCCCAGGATAGGGACACGAttcttaggagggcaagagaagtgagggacctacagtacaatgggcagaacatttttgtatatccggatttctcctgggagactcagaggaaaagggcatcctttcgagAGATAAAAAGGCAGTTAAAGAATGcgggggtgcccttctctctttTGTTTCCAACAAGACTCCGGgtagagcataagggaaaggtaataATATTTGGAACCTCGcaggaagtctcagattggatggataaagaagGCATGTAG